A window of the Kosakonia sp. BYX6 genome harbors these coding sequences:
- the tcdA gene encoding tRNA cyclic N6-threonylcarbamoyladenosine(37) synthase TcdA, giving the protein MSAVISDAWRQRFGGTARLYGEKALQWFADAHICVVGIGGVGSWAAEALARTGIGAITLIDMDDVCVTNTNRQIHALRENVGLAKAEVMANRIREINPECLVTVVDDFVTADNVAQLMNRDYSYVIDAIDSVRPKAALIAYCRRNKIPLVTTGGAGGQIDPTQIQVSDLAKTIQDPLAAKLRERLKSDFGVVKNSKGKLGVDCVFSTEALVYPQADGSVCAMKSTAEGPKRMDCAAGFGAATMVTATFGFIAVSHALKKLLAKAERQASA; this is encoded by the coding sequence ATGTCAGCAGTAATCAGCGACGCCTGGCGACAGCGCTTTGGCGGCACGGCGCGTTTGTATGGTGAGAAAGCGCTGCAATGGTTTGCCGACGCGCATATCTGCGTGGTGGGTATTGGCGGCGTGGGATCCTGGGCAGCAGAAGCCCTGGCGCGCACCGGTATCGGCGCGATCACGCTGATTGATATGGACGATGTGTGCGTCACGAATACCAACCGGCAGATCCACGCCCTGCGCGAGAATGTCGGCCTGGCGAAAGCCGAAGTGATGGCGAATCGCATCCGTGAAATAAACCCAGAGTGCCTGGTCACCGTGGTGGATGATTTCGTCACGGCGGATAATGTCGCGCAATTGATGAACCGCGATTACAGCTACGTGATTGATGCCATTGACAGTGTGCGCCCAAAAGCGGCGCTAATTGCTTATTGTCGCCGTAACAAAATCCCGCTGGTGACCACCGGCGGCGCGGGCGGGCAGATCGATCCGACGCAGATCCAGGTGAGCGATCTGGCGAAGACCATTCAGGATCCGCTGGCGGCCAAACTGCGCGAGCGCCTGAAAAGCGATTTCGGCGTGGTGAAAAACAGCAAAGGTAAACTCGGCGTGGATTGCGTATTTTCCACTGAAGCGCTGGTTTACCCGCAGGCAGATGGTTCGGTGTGCGCGATGAAAAGCACGGCGGAAGGGCCAAAACGAATGGATTGCGCGGCCGGCTTCGGCGCGGCGACCATGGTGACCGCCACCTTTGGGTTTATCGCGGTCTCCCATGCATTGAAAAAACTGCTGGCGAAAGCCGAGCGTCAGGCCAGCGCCTGA
- the amiC gene encoding N-acetylmuramoyl-L-alanine amidase AmiC, whose amino-acid sequence MSGSHSALSRRRLLKGAGAMWLLSVSQVGLAAVSQVVAVRVWPASSYTRVTVESNRVVKYKQFALSNPDRLVVDLEGVHLNSVLKGMGAQIRVDDPYIKSARVGQFDPQTVRMVFELKQDVKPQLFALAPVAGFKERLVMDLYPVNAKDVQDPLLALLEEYNKGDLDQQVPPAQSGPQPGKAGRDRPIVIMLDPGHGGEDPGATGKYRTREKDVVLQIARRLHALIEKEGNMKAYMTRNEDVFIPLKVRVAKAQKQRADLFVSIHADAFSSRQPSGSSVFALSTKGATSTAAKYLADTQNAADLIGGVSKSGDRYLDHTMFDMVQSLTINDSLKFGKAVLNKLGGVNNLHKNSVEQAGFAVLKAPDIPSILVETAFISNVEEERKLKTAKFQQEVAESILAGIKAYFADGATLARRG is encoded by the coding sequence ATGTCGGGAAGTCATTCAGCGCTGAGCCGCCGCAGATTATTAAAAGGAGCGGGGGCCATGTGGTTATTAAGCGTGAGCCAGGTTGGTCTGGCGGCCGTCAGCCAGGTGGTGGCGGTTCGCGTCTGGCCAGCGTCCAGCTATACGCGCGTGACGGTGGAATCGAACCGTGTTGTGAAATACAAACAGTTTGCGTTGAGCAATCCCGACCGGCTGGTGGTGGATCTTGAAGGGGTGCACCTTAACTCTGTGCTGAAAGGCATGGGCGCGCAGATCCGCGTCGACGATCCTTATATCAAATCCGCGCGTGTCGGGCAGTTCGATCCGCAGACCGTGCGCATGGTGTTTGAGCTAAAACAAGACGTGAAGCCGCAACTGTTTGCGCTGGCACCGGTCGCAGGTTTCAAAGAGCGTCTGGTGATGGATCTTTATCCGGTGAATGCGAAAGATGTGCAGGATCCGCTGCTGGCGCTGCTCGAAGAGTACAACAAAGGCGATCTCGACCAGCAAGTGCCACCGGCGCAAAGCGGCCCGCAGCCAGGTAAAGCCGGGCGCGACAGGCCGATCGTCATAATGCTCGATCCCGGCCACGGTGGTGAAGATCCAGGTGCTACGGGGAAATATCGCACCCGTGAAAAAGACGTGGTGCTGCAAATCGCCCGCCGCTTGCATGCGCTGATCGAGAAAGAAGGCAATATGAAAGCCTATATGACGCGCAACGAGGATGTGTTTATTCCGCTGAAAGTGCGTGTCGCGAAAGCGCAGAAACAGCGCGCGGACCTGTTTGTGTCGATTCACGCCGATGCGTTTAGCAGCCGCCAGCCAAGTGGTTCTTCGGTGTTTGCGCTGTCGACCAAAGGCGCGACCAGTACCGCGGCGAAATATCTGGCGGACACACAGAACGCGGCAGACTTAATTGGTGGGGTGAGTAAAAGCGGCGATCGCTATCTGGACCACACCATGTTCGATATGGTGCAGTCGTTGACCATCAACGACAGCCTGAAGTTTGGTAAAGCGGTGTTGAACAAGCTGGGCGGCGTTAACAATCTGCATAAAAACAGCGTTGAGCAGGCGGGCTTTGCGGTGCTGAAAGCGCCTGATATTCCGTCGATTCTGGTCGAGACGGCGTTTATCAGTAACGTGGAAGAAGAGCGTAAGCTGAAAACCGCGAAATTCCAGCAGGAAGTGGCGGAGTCGATTCTGGCCGGGATTAAAGCCTACTTCGCGGATGGCGCGACGCTGGCGAGAAGGGGATAA
- the recD gene encoding exodeoxyribonuclease V subunit alpha encodes MSMQALLQDAMEQKLLRPLDVQFALTVATEDEPAVMLAAALLSRDAGEGHVCLPLARLTPDALANGSPLVSALFERAGEPDDWQETLLASPAVGDGSTATPLILSGSRLYLNRMWWNERRVAEFFAEQSALVEVDEARLAHALETLFPPGADTEVNWQKVAAAVALTRRISVISGGPGTGKTTTVAKLLAALVQMVDGEKCRICLAAPTGKAAARLTESLGNALRQLPLNDQQKAMLPEEASTLHRLLGAQPGSQRLRHHAGNPLHLDVLVVDEASMIDLPMMSRLIDALPPRARVIFLGDRDQLASVEAGAVLGDICAWVNAGYSAERAAQLSLLTGSTVPAGTGNAATALRDSLCLLQKSYRFGSNSGIGQLAAAVNRGDKSAMRAVFNQGFGDIERKPLNSVEEYQVMIDDALAGYAHYLSRVHSNAAPEEIIAAFGEYQLLCALREGPFGVGGLNERLELALVRKGRISRLTHSRWYHGRPVMISRNDSALGLFNGDIGIALDQGQGIRVWFPLPDGNIKSVQPSRLPEHETAWAMTVHKSQGSEFDHAALILPGQIVPVITRELVYTAITRARKRLSLYADERVLTQAIATRTERRSGLDALFSTLK; translated from the coding sequence ATGAGTATGCAAGCTTTATTGCAGGATGCGATGGAGCAGAAGTTGCTGCGGCCGTTGGATGTCCAGTTTGCCTTAACCGTTGCCACAGAAGACGAACCGGCGGTGATGCTGGCCGCCGCGCTGCTCAGCCGCGATGCTGGCGAGGGGCACGTCTGCTTGCCGCTGGCGCGTCTGACGCCGGACGCGTTAGCCAATGGTTCGCCCCTTGTCAGCGCATTATTCGAACGGGCTGGGGAACCTGACGACTGGCAGGAAACCCTGCTGGCGTCGCCCGCCGTCGGCGATGGCAGCACCGCAACGCCGCTTATCCTGAGCGGTTCCCGGCTCTATCTGAACCGCATGTGGTGGAACGAACGGCGCGTCGCCGAGTTCTTTGCTGAACAGAGTGCGCTGGTGGAGGTGGATGAAGCCCGGCTGGCGCACGCGTTGGAGACGCTGTTTCCGCCTGGCGCGGATACGGAAGTTAACTGGCAGAAAGTCGCCGCTGCTGTGGCGTTAACACGGCGGATTTCGGTGATTTCCGGCGGGCCGGGAACCGGGAAAACCACCACTGTGGCGAAACTGCTCGCGGCGCTGGTGCAAATGGTGGATGGCGAGAAATGCCGCATCTGCCTTGCCGCGCCAACGGGGAAAGCTGCCGCGCGTTTGACCGAATCGCTGGGCAACGCGCTGCGCCAGCTTCCGTTAAATGATCAGCAAAAAGCGATGCTGCCAGAGGAAGCCAGCACGCTGCACCGCCTGCTTGGCGCGCAGCCTGGCAGCCAGCGTTTGCGTCACCATGCTGGTAACCCATTGCACCTGGATGTGTTGGTGGTGGATGAAGCGTCAATGATTGATTTGCCGATGATGTCGCGGCTGATTGATGCGCTGCCCCCCCGTGCCAGAGTGATTTTTCTCGGCGATCGCGATCAGCTGGCGTCGGTGGAAGCCGGCGCGGTGCTGGGGGACATCTGCGCGTGGGTAAATGCCGGTTACAGCGCCGAACGCGCCGCGCAACTGTCGCTCCTGACCGGCTCAACGGTTCCTGCGGGCACAGGCAATGCGGCGACGGCGCTGCGCGACAGCCTGTGTCTGCTGCAAAAAAGTTACCGTTTTGGCAGCAACTCCGGCATTGGCCAACTGGCGGCGGCGGTCAATCGCGGAGATAAAAGCGCCATGCGGGCAGTCTTCAACCAGGGTTTTGGTGATATTGAACGTAAACCGCTGAACAGCGTTGAAGAGTACCAGGTGATGATCGACGATGCGCTGGCGGGTTATGCGCATTATTTGTCGCGGGTGCACAGCAACGCGGCGCCGGAAGAGATCATCGCCGCGTTTGGTGAATACCAGTTGTTATGCGCGCTGCGCGAAGGGCCGTTTGGCGTGGGCGGGCTAAACGAACGGCTGGAGCTGGCGCTGGTACGCAAGGGGCGAATTTCCCGCCTGACGCATTCGCGTTGGTATCACGGACGACCGGTGATGATTTCGCGCAACGATTCCGCGCTGGGGTTGTTTAATGGCGATATCGGAATCGCGCTGGATCAGGGGCAGGGGATACGCGTCTGGTTTCCGCTGCCGGATGGCAACATCAAATCGGTTCAGCCAAGCCGTTTGCCCGAGCATGAAACGGCCTGGGCGATGACGGTGCATAAATCGCAAGGATCCGAGTTCGATCACGCGGCGCTGATTTTGCCGGGGCAGATTGTGCCGGTCATCACGCGCGAACTGGTTTACACCGCCATTACCCGCGCGCGCAAACGGTTGTCGCTGTATGCCGACGAACGTGTGCTGACGCAGGCGATTGCCACGCGTACCGAGCGGCGCAGCGGGCTTGATGCGTTATTCAGTACGCTTAAGTAA
- the recB gene encoding exodeoxyribonuclease V subunit beta, translating to MSETTAESLDPLRLPLTGERLIEASAGTGKTFTIAALYLRLLLGLGGNAAFPRPLSVEELLVVTFTEAATEELRGRIRSNIHELRIACLRESTDNPLYARLLEEIDDKQQAAHWLLLAERQMDEAAVFTIHGFCQRMLSLNAFESGMLFELQLLEDESLLRYQACADFWRRHCYPLPRAIAQVIHESWKGPQDLLKSIDRYLQGEAPQIKSPPSAAETLASRHQHIVAQIDAVKRQWLASVGELEPLLENSGIDRRKFNRGNQAKWIEKISAWAQEETCSYLLPEALEKFAQSFLAERTKAGGVVPEHPLFVAIEELRAQPLTLNDLVLTSAMREIREAVAKEKRRRGELGFDDMLSRLDNALQSPNGEALAAAIRARFPVAMIDEFQDTDPQQYRIFSRIWLNQPECGLLLIGDPKQAIYAFRGADIFTYMKARDEVSARYTLDTNWRSSPGMIASVNRLFSQMDDAFMFRQIPFLPVKSAAKNAGLRFAFRGETQPAMKLWLMEGEGVGVGDYQSFMAQLCATQIRDWLSAGQQNEALLYEGETARPVRASDITVLVRSRHEASLIRDALTLLGIPSVYLSNRDSVFDTPEAQELLWLLHAVLTPERESTLRSALATSMLGLTARDIEALNLDEQAWDDVVDEFSRYRELWQKRGVMAMLRTLMSARHVAENLLATSGGERRLTDILHISELLQEAGTQLESEHALTRWLTQHIAEPNANASSEQLRLESDKHLVQIVTIHKSKGLEYPLVWLPFIANFRVQDQGFYHDRDSFNAVLDLSHADESVELAEAERLAEDLRLLYVALTRSVWHCSLGIAPLFRRRGEKSGPSDFHQSALGRLLQKGEALDAAALRNALQQLCDNDIVLSTPPTPDTARWQFPQAEMPALSVREVTRKVADDWRVTSYSGLQQRAHGIAQDLLPRLDVDAAGEREAQAESMLTPHQFPRGAAPGTFLHSLFEDLDFTQPVSPTWVSEKLLAGGYEEHWQPVLSGWLETVLHAPLTPAGVSLSQLTAKEKQVEMEFYLPISAMLSAEALDGLIRQYDPLSAGCPPLDFRDVRGMLKGFIDLVFRHNGRYYLLDYKSNWLGESAEAYTQAAMAAAMQSHRYDLQYQLYSLALHRYLRHRIADYDYEQHFGGVIYLFLRGVEAQKPQQGIFTTRPDAALIAQMDTLFAGVVPEMTP from the coding sequence ATGAGTGAAACAACCGCTGAGTCCCTTGATCCCCTGCGCTTGCCGCTTACCGGCGAGCGCCTGATTGAAGCCTCTGCGGGCACCGGTAAAACCTTCACCATCGCCGCACTCTATCTGCGGCTGTTACTCGGGCTAGGCGGCAACGCCGCCTTCCCGCGTCCACTCAGCGTTGAAGAACTGCTGGTGGTCACCTTTACCGAGGCTGCGACAGAAGAGCTGCGTGGCCGTATTCGCAGCAATATTCATGAACTGCGTATCGCCTGTCTGCGTGAAAGCACCGACAACCCGCTGTATGCCCGCCTGCTTGAAGAGATTGACGATAAACAGCAGGCCGCGCACTGGTTGCTATTGGCAGAACGGCAGATGGACGAAGCCGCTGTCTTTACCATCCATGGCTTTTGCCAGCGCATGCTGAGCCTCAATGCGTTCGAATCCGGCATGTTGTTCGAACTGCAACTGCTGGAAGATGAATCCCTGCTGCGTTACCAGGCCTGCGCCGATTTCTGGCGTCGCCACTGCTACCCATTGCCGCGCGCCATTGCGCAGGTGATCCACGAATCGTGGAAGGGGCCGCAAGATCTTCTCAAATCGATTGACCGCTACCTGCAAGGCGAAGCGCCGCAAATCAAATCGCCGCCGTCGGCGGCTGAGACACTCGCCTCCCGCCATCAGCACATTGTTGCGCAGATCGACGCGGTTAAACGCCAGTGGTTAGCCTCGGTCGGCGAGCTGGAGCCGCTGCTTGAAAACTCTGGCATCGACAGGCGCAAGTTCAACCGGGGCAACCAGGCGAAGTGGATTGAAAAAATCTCCGCCTGGGCGCAGGAAGAGACCTGCAGCTATCTGCTGCCGGAGGCGCTGGAAAAATTTGCGCAGTCGTTTCTCGCCGAGCGCACGAAAGCCGGTGGCGTGGTGCCGGAACATCCGCTATTTGTCGCCATTGAAGAACTGCGTGCGCAGCCTTTAACGCTTAATGATCTGGTGCTGACCAGCGCCATGCGCGAAATTCGCGAGGCGGTGGCAAAAGAGAAGCGCCGCCGGGGAGAGTTAGGTTTTGACGATATGCTCAGCCGGCTGGACAACGCGCTGCAAAGCCCGAACGGCGAGGCGCTGGCAGCCGCGATCCGCGCCCGTTTCCCGGTGGCGATGATTGATGAATTTCAGGATACCGACCCGCAGCAGTACCGTATTTTTAGCCGTATCTGGTTAAACCAGCCCGAGTGCGGATTGTTGCTGATTGGTGACCCGAAACAGGCCATTTACGCGTTTCGCGGCGCGGATATTTTCACCTATATGAAAGCGCGCGACGAAGTGAGCGCCCGCTATACTCTCGATACCAACTGGCGCTCGTCGCCGGGCATGATCGCCAGCGTTAACCGGCTGTTTAGCCAGATGGACGACGCTTTTATGTTTCGCCAGATCCCCTTCCTGCCGGTGAAATCCGCCGCCAAAAATGCCGGGCTACGCTTTGCGTTTCGCGGTGAAACCCAGCCCGCTATGAAGCTGTGGCTGATGGAAGGTGAGGGCGTCGGTGTTGGGGATTACCAGAGTTTTATGGCGCAACTTTGCGCCACGCAAATCCGCGACTGGCTCAGCGCCGGTCAGCAGAATGAGGCGCTGCTCTATGAAGGTGAAACCGCGCGGCCGGTCAGGGCGTCCGACATAACCGTGCTGGTGCGTAGCCGCCATGAAGCGTCGCTGATCCGCGATGCGCTCACGCTGCTCGGCATTCCCTCGGTGTATCTCTCCAACCGCGACAGCGTTTTTGACACGCCGGAAGCGCAGGAACTGCTGTGGCTTTTACACGCGGTGTTGACGCCGGAGCGCGAAAGCACACTGCGCAGTGCGCTAGCGACCTCAATGCTCGGGCTTACCGCGCGGGATATTGAAGCGCTTAATCTGGATGAGCAGGCGTGGGACGACGTGGTGGACGAGTTTTCCCGCTACCGCGAGTTGTGGCAAAAACGCGGTGTGATGGCGATGCTGCGCACGTTGATGAGCGCGCGCCACGTGGCGGAAAACCTGTTGGCGACATCTGGTGGCGAACGGCGGCTGACCGATATTTTGCACATCAGCGAGCTGTTGCAGGAAGCCGGGACGCAGCTTGAAAGTGAGCATGCACTCACGCGCTGGCTGACGCAGCACATCGCGGAACCCAATGCCAACGCCTCCAGCGAACAGCTACGCCTGGAAAGTGACAAACATCTGGTGCAGATTGTCACCATTCACAAATCCAAAGGCCTTGAATACCCGCTGGTCTGGCTGCCGTTTATCGCCAACTTTCGCGTGCAGGATCAGGGCTTTTACCACGATCGTGACTCTTTTAATGCCGTACTCGATCTCAGCCATGCCGACGAAAGCGTCGAACTGGCGGAAGCCGAGCGTCTGGCGGAAGATCTGCGTTTACTCTACGTGGCGCTGACGCGTTCGGTCTGGCATTGCAGTCTCGGCATCGCGCCACTGTTCCGTCGCCGGGGCGAGAAAAGCGGGCCGAGCGATTTCCACCAGAGCGCGCTGGGACGGCTTCTGCAAAAGGGCGAAGCGCTGGATGCCGCCGCATTGCGCAACGCGCTGCAACAGTTGTGCGATAACGATATTGTGCTTTCGACGCCGCCGACGCCGGATACCGCCCGCTGGCAATTTCCGCAAGCGGAAATGCCTGCGCTAAGCGTGCGTGAAGTGACGCGAAAAGTCGCCGATGACTGGCGCGTCACCAGCTATTCCGGGTTACAGCAACGCGCCCACGGTATTGCGCAGGATCTGCTGCCGCGCCTGGATGTGGACGCGGCGGGGGAACGGGAGGCGCAAGCGGAATCCATGCTCACCCCGCATCAATTCCCGCGCGGTGCCGCGCCGGGGACTTTTTTGCACAGCCTGTTTGAAGACCTCGATTTTACCCAACCGGTCTCGCCAACGTGGGTTAGCGAGAAATTACTCGCTGGCGGTTATGAAGAACACTGGCAGCCAGTATTGAGCGGCTGGCTGGAGACCGTGCTACACGCGCCGCTGACGCCTGCGGGCGTTTCTTTAAGCCAGTTAACGGCCAAAGAGAAACAGGTGGAGATGGAGTTTTACCTGCCGATTAGCGCGATGCTGAGCGCCGAGGCGCTGGATGGCCTAATCCGCCAGTACGACCCGCTGTCGGCTGGCTGCCCACCGCTGGATTTTCGCGACGTGCGCGGCATGCTGAAAGGCTTTATCGACCTGGTGTTTCGCCATAACGGGCGTTACTACCTGCTGGATTACAAATCCAACTGGCTCGGCGAAAGCGCCGAAGCCTACACGCAAGCGGCGATGGCGGCGGCAATGCAATCGCACCGCTATGATTTGCAATACCAGCTTTATAGCCTGGCGTTGCACCGCTATTTGCGCCACCGCATCGCGGATTACGACTATGAACAGCATTTTGGCGGTGTGATTTACCTCTTTTTACGCGGCGTTGAGGCGCAAAAACCGCAGCAGGGTATTTTCACCACCCGACCGGATGCCGCGCTGATCGCCCAAATGGATACCCTGTTTGCAGGTGTTGTACCGGAGATGACGCCATGA
- the mltA gene encoding murein transglycosylase A — protein MKGRWAKYALTGAMVAILAACSSKPTDRGQQYKDGKFSQPFSLVNQPDAIGAPINAGDFSEQISQVRSAAPRLYGSQSSVYNAIDAWLRAGGDTRTLRQYGIDAWQMEGTDNYGNVQFTGYYTPVVQARHTRQGEFQYPIYRMPPKRGRLPSRAEIYAGALSENYVLAYSNSLMDNFIMDVQGSGYIDFGDGSPLNFFSYAGKNGHAYRSIGKVLIDSGEVKREDMSMQAIREWGEKHSESEVRALLEENASFVFFKPQSWAPVKGASAVPLIGRASVASDRTVIPPGTTLLAEVPQLDNNGKFNGRYELRLMVALDVGGAIKGQHFDIYQGIGPDAGHRAGWYNHYGRVWVLKNAPGTATAGNVFSG, from the coding sequence ATGAAAGGACGTTGGGCTAAGTACGCACTCACAGGCGCGATGGTGGCAATTCTCGCGGCCTGCTCTTCAAAACCGACCGATCGCGGTCAACAGTATAAAGACGGAAAATTTTCCCAGCCTTTTTCCCTCGTTAACCAACCTGACGCCATTGGCGCGCCAATCAACGCCGGAGACTTCTCCGAACAGATAAGCCAGGTCCGCAGTGCTGCCCCGCGCCTTTATGGTAGCCAGAGCAGCGTTTACAACGCGATTGACGCCTGGCTGCGCGCCGGGGGCGACACGCGTACGCTGCGCCAGTACGGCATTGATGCCTGGCAGATGGAAGGCACCGACAATTATGGCAACGTGCAATTCACTGGCTACTACACGCCGGTGGTGCAGGCACGCCACACTCGGCAGGGTGAATTCCAGTATCCGATTTACCGCATGCCGCCAAAACGCGGCCGCTTACCGTCTCGCGCCGAGATCTACGCCGGTGCGCTCAGTGAGAATTATGTGTTGGCCTACAGCAACTCGCTGATGGACAACTTTATTATGGATGTGCAGGGCAGCGGCTATATCGACTTTGGCGATGGCAGCCCGCTTAACTTCTTTAGCTACGCCGGGAAAAATGGTCATGCCTATCGCAGTATCGGCAAGGTGCTTATCGATAGCGGAGAAGTGAAGCGCGAAGATATGTCGATGCAGGCCATCCGCGAGTGGGGCGAAAAGCACAGCGAATCCGAAGTGCGCGCGCTGCTGGAAGAGAACGCTTCCTTCGTCTTCTTTAAACCGCAATCCTGGGCGCCGGTAAAAGGCGCGAGCGCGGTACCGCTGATTGGCCGTGCGTCTGTTGCCTCTGACCGGACCGTGATCCCGCCGGGAACCACGCTGCTGGCGGAAGTGCCGCAGTTGGATAACAACGGCAAATTCAACGGTCGCTATGAGTTGCGCCTGATGGTGGCGCTGGATGTTGGCGGCGCCATTAAAGGCCAGCACTTTGATATCTATCAGGGCATCGGTCCGGATGCCGGTCACCGCGCCGGTTGGTATAACCATTATGGCCGCGTCTGGGTGCTGAAGAATGCGCCCGGAACCGCCACGGCTGGCAACGTGTTCAGCGGCTGA
- the argA gene encoding amino-acid N-acetyltransferase, translating into MVKERRTELVQGFRHSVPYINAHRGKTFVIMLGGEAIEHENFSSIVNDIGLLHSLGIRLVVVYGARPQIDANLAEHNHEPIYHKHTRVTDAKTLELVKQAAGLLQLDITARLSMSLNNTPLQGAHINVVSGNFIISQPLGVDDGVDYCHSGRIRRIDEEAIHRQLDSGAIVLMGPVAVSVTGESFNLTSEEIATQLAIKLKAEKMIGFCSTQGVMNDDGDIVSELFPNEAQARVEVLEERGDYHSGTVRFLRGAVKACRSGVRRSHLISYQEDGSLLQELFSRDGIGTQIVMESAEQIRRATINDIGGILELIRPLEQQGILVRRSREQLEMEIDKFTIIERDNLTIACAALYPFPEEKIGEMACVAVHPDYRSSSRGEVLLERIAAQAKQIGLSKLFVLTTRSIHWFQERGFTPVDIDSLPETKKEMYNYQRRSKVLMADLT; encoded by the coding sequence GTGGTAAAAGAGCGCAGGACCGAACTGGTGCAGGGATTTCGCCATTCCGTTCCCTATATCAATGCCCATCGGGGAAAGACATTTGTCATTATGCTCGGCGGTGAAGCCATTGAGCATGAAAACTTCTCCAGTATTGTCAACGACATCGGCCTTCTGCATAGCTTAGGAATAAGGTTGGTTGTGGTCTATGGCGCGCGTCCGCAAATCGACGCAAATCTGGCCGAACACAACCACGAGCCGATTTATCACAAACATACCCGCGTGACCGACGCAAAAACCCTTGAGCTGGTAAAACAAGCCGCCGGGCTGCTGCAACTGGATATTACCGCGCGTCTGTCGATGAGCCTCAACAATACGCCGCTGCAAGGCGCGCATATTAATGTGGTGAGCGGCAACTTTATTATTTCCCAACCGTTGGGCGTGGATGACGGCGTTGATTACTGCCACAGCGGCCGTATTCGCCGCATTGATGAAGAAGCGATCCACCGCCAGCTCGACAGCGGCGCGATTGTGCTGATGGGCCCGGTCGCCGTTTCCGTCACGGGCGAGAGCTTCAACCTCACTTCTGAAGAGATCGCCACACAACTGGCCATCAAACTTAAAGCAGAAAAAATGATCGGCTTTTGCTCCACGCAAGGGGTGATGAACGACGACGGCGACATTGTTTCCGAGCTCTTCCCGAATGAAGCGCAGGCGCGCGTTGAGGTGCTGGAAGAACGCGGAGATTACCATTCCGGTACCGTGCGTTTTCTGCGCGGCGCGGTGAAAGCCTGCCGCAGCGGCGTGCGTCGCAGCCACTTAATCAGCTATCAGGAAGATGGCTCGCTGTTGCAGGAACTGTTCTCGCGCGACGGCATTGGTACGCAGATTGTGATGGAGAGCGCCGAACAAATTCGCCGCGCAACCATCAACGATATCGGCGGCATTCTTGAGCTTATCCGCCCGCTGGAGCAGCAAGGTATTCTGGTGCGCCGTTCGCGTGAGCAGCTGGAAATGGAAATCGACAAGTTCACAATTATTGAGCGCGATAATCTGACCATCGCCTGCGCGGCGCTCTATCCGTTCCCGGAAGAGAAGATTGGTGAAATGGCCTGCGTGGCCGTGCACCCGGATTACCGCAGTTCGTCACGTGGCGAAGTGCTGCTGGAGCGCATTGCGGCGCAGGCGAAGCAGATTGGCCTGAGCAAGCTGTTTGTGCTGACTACCCGCAGCATTCACTGGTTCCAGGAGCGCGGTTTTACGCCGGTGGATATCGACTCGCTGCCGGAAACCAAAAAAGAGATGTACAACTACCAGCGGCGCTCCAAAGTGCTGATGGCGGATCTCACCTGA
- the csdE gene encoding cysteine desulfurase sulfur acceptor subunit CsdE, whose protein sequence is MTSPAFAGHPFGSVVTEETLRKTFSTLNAWEDKYRQLILLGKQLPAATDELKAQAREIPGCENRVWLGSRLSAEGTMHFFGDSEGRIVRGLLAVLLTAIEGKRPETLVEGDPLALFDELGLRTQLSASRSQGLAALAAAVQEDARQALA, encoded by the coding sequence ATGACAAGTCCTGCTTTTGCCGGACACCCGTTCGGCAGCGTGGTCACAGAAGAGACATTACGCAAAACGTTCAGCACGCTCAACGCGTGGGAAGATAAGTACCGCCAGCTGATCCTGCTGGGTAAACAGTTGCCGGCCGCAACAGACGAACTAAAAGCGCAGGCGCGGGAAATCCCCGGTTGCGAAAATCGCGTCTGGCTCGGTTCGAGGTTGTCGGCAGAGGGCACCATGCACTTTTTTGGCGACAGTGAAGGCCGAATTGTTCGCGGTTTGCTGGCGGTGTTGCTGACCGCAATAGAAGGCAAACGCCCGGAAACGTTGGTTGAGGGCGATCCGCTGGCGTTGTTTGATGAGTTAGGGCTGCGCACGCAGCTTAGCGCGTCACGCAGCCAGGGGCTGGCGGCGCTGGCCGCCGCCGTTCAGGAAGATGCTCGTCAGGCGCTGGCCTGA